Proteins encoded by one window of Sphingosinicella sp. BN140058:
- a CDS encoding ATP synthase F1 subunit epsilon, with the protein MADLHFELVTPERLVRSDDVYMVVVPGSEGEFGVLAGHAPFMSTLRNGDIAIYRTAGAEPERIPVEGGFAEVSDRGLTVLAERADVPA; encoded by the coding sequence ATGGCCGATCTCCATTTCGAACTCGTCACGCCAGAGCGTCTCGTCCGCAGCGACGACGTCTACATGGTCGTGGTTCCCGGCAGCGAGGGTGAATTCGGCGTGCTCGCCGGCCATGCGCCCTTCATGTCCACTCTGCGCAACGGCGACATCGCCATCTACCGCACCGCCGGTGCGGAGCCGGAACGGATCCCGGTCGAAGGCGGCTTCGCCGAAGTCAGCGATCGCGGCCTGACCGTGCTCGCCGAGCGGGCCGACGTTCCCGCCTGA
- a CDS encoding DMT family transporter, with protein sequence MASTTFAPARASARTALLIALCGFVSLSCGDAVVKSMAGEWPAPAVSALRYTFGTIGLALLVALRHGRGGFVLPRPALQFGRGVAVSVATLCFFGGVMVMPLADATAIQFTSPIMTALLAPLVLGERTTRATWLATLLAFAGVLVVLRPNLYALGAVALFPIGAAFGMSWLMMFNRKAAGDAPMLVMQLLLAAIAAPLLIAAAFVLSRLGLAAIGLPSPAVVGKCLAVACFATLGHALIFAAVERADASVVAPMTYVQLLVAAGLGWIAFGDAPDAAAFGGAALIIAGGLLLWRAQRVKDLGGAPS encoded by the coding sequence GTGGCTTCGACGACCTTCGCTCCCGCTCGCGCCTCTGCGCGAACCGCACTCCTGATAGCGCTTTGCGGTTTCGTCAGCCTTTCATGCGGCGACGCCGTCGTGAAATCGATGGCGGGCGAATGGCCGGCCCCAGCGGTCTCGGCGCTGCGCTATACGTTCGGCACGATCGGCCTCGCCCTGCTGGTGGCGCTGCGGCATGGCCGCGGCGGTTTCGTGCTGCCGCGGCCCGCTTTGCAATTCGGACGCGGCGTCGCCGTTTCGGTGGCGACGCTCTGTTTCTTCGGCGGGGTGATGGTGATGCCGCTCGCCGATGCCACCGCAATTCAGTTCACCAGCCCGATCATGACCGCTCTGCTGGCGCCGCTGGTCCTCGGCGAGCGCACCACGCGGGCGACCTGGCTGGCGACCCTGCTCGCCTTTGCGGGCGTACTCGTCGTGCTGCGGCCCAATCTGTACGCGCTCGGCGCCGTGGCACTGTTTCCGATCGGCGCGGCCTTCGGGATGAGCTGGCTGATGATGTTCAACCGCAAGGCGGCCGGAGATGCGCCGATGCTGGTCATGCAATTGCTGCTCGCCGCGATCGCCGCGCCGCTGCTGATCGCGGCCGCGTTCGTGCTGTCGAGGCTCGGCCTCGCGGCGATCGGGTTGCCCTCGCCGGCGGTGGTCGGGAAATGCCTTGCGGTCGCCTGCTTCGCCACCCTGGGGCACGCGCTGATCTTCGCCGCCGTCGAGCGCGCCGACGCGTCGGTGGTCGCGCCGATGACCTATGTGCAATTGCTCGTCGCCGCCGGCCTCGGCTGGATCGCGTTCGGCGATGCACCCGATGCGGCCGCCTTCGGCGGGGCCGCCCTGATCATCGCCGGCGGCCTGCTGCTGTGGCGCGCGCAAAGAGTGAAGGACCTGGGCGGAGCGCCGAGCTAG
- a CDS encoding GCN5-related N-acetyltransferase: MPGAAVERGWPVRDDHCFQRILLDAACGGIWYDHVAGRPAYAHIDEAKLAAATALAERVLAGTADLGDLNRRSLDWRRRRRRTA; this comes from the coding sequence TTGCCGGGGGCAGCGGTCGAACGAGGGTGGCCGGTCCGCGACGACCATTGCTTCCAGCGTATTCTGCTCGATGCCGCATGCGGCGGCATCTGGTACGACCATGTCGCCGGACGTCCGGCTTATGCGCATATCGACGAAGCCAAACTCGCTGCCGCAACGGCGCTCGCCGAGCGAGTGCTTGCCGGAACCGCCGATCTCGGCGATCTCAACCGGCGGTCCTTGGACTGGCGGCGACGGCGCAGGCGTACGGCTTAG
- a CDS encoding class I SAM-dependent methyltransferase: protein MRQTMFAAIVAGTLLSGCGPTAGAERAAAASVYADTSIAAAIGAETRTPANVARDQYRHPRETLSFFGVEPDDTVVEIWPGGGWYTEILAPLLRERGTYWAVASERGLNGVRGLIAKDPATYGQIRLAAFPAQGSDARVPEGSADVVLTFRNVHNWLMAEPPIGEEAFRQAFAMLKPGGVLGVVDHRLPESADAARERSSGYVKVSTVRRLAEAAGFRLAAESEINANPRDTKDHPNGVWSLPPTFRGGDVDRDRFAAIGESDRMTLKFVKPD, encoded by the coding sequence ATCCGCCAGACCATGTTCGCCGCAATTGTCGCAGGAACCCTCCTCTCGGGCTGCGGCCCCACGGCCGGGGCGGAGCGCGCTGCAGCCGCCTCCGTCTATGCCGACACTTCGATCGCCGCCGCGATCGGCGCCGAGACCCGCACGCCCGCCAACGTCGCCCGCGACCAATATCGTCACCCGCGCGAGACGCTGAGCTTCTTCGGCGTTGAGCCGGACGACACCGTCGTCGAGATCTGGCCCGGCGGCGGCTGGTACACCGAAATCCTCGCACCCCTGCTGCGCGAACGGGGGACGTATTGGGCGGTGGCGTCCGAGCGGGGGCTGAACGGCGTCCGCGGCCTGATCGCCAAGGATCCGGCGACCTATGGTCAGATCCGTCTTGCCGCCTTCCCGGCGCAGGGATCGGACGCACGTGTGCCGGAGGGCAGCGCGGACGTCGTCCTCACCTTCCGCAATGTCCACAACTGGCTGATGGCGGAGCCGCCGATCGGCGAGGAGGCTTTCCGTCAGGCGTTCGCGATGCTGAAGCCCGGCGGCGTCCTGGGTGTCGTCGATCACCGGCTGCCCGAAAGCGCCGATGCGGCGCGCGAGCGTTCGTCGGGCTACGTAAAGGTTTCGACCGTGCGCCGCCTCGCCGAAGCCGCAGGTTTCCGGCTCGCCGCAGAATCGGAGATCAACGCCAATCCCCGCGATACCAAGGATCACCCGAACGGAGTCTGGTCCCTGCCCCCGACCTTCCGCGGCGGCGACGTCGACCGGGATCGTTTTGCGGCGATCGGCGAAAGCGATCGCATGACGCTGAAGTTCGTCAAGCCGGACTGA
- a CDS encoding F0F1 ATP synthase subunit gamma, with translation MASLKTLKGRIASVKSTQKITKAMKMVAAAKLRRAQQAAEAGRPYAQRMEKVMASLASKVVVGPQSPRLIAGTGAEQTHLLVVCTSDRGLAGAFNTNIVRAARKKADDLIREGKTVHFYLVGRKGRAVIGRLFPKQIVHQHDTGSIKQVRFDDAQEIAQDLVQRYEAGQFDVAHLFYAHFQSALVQDPVTQQIIPVSMPESSGAAATGVEAAVEYEPEEEDILAALLPRNVAVQIFRALLENAASEQGSRMTAMDNATRNAGDMINRLTIQYNRTRQAAITTELVEIISGAEAL, from the coding sequence ATGGCCAGCCTCAAGACGCTCAAAGGGCGGATCGCGTCGGTCAAGTCGACGCAGAAGATCACCAAGGCGATGAAGATGGTCGCCGCCGCCAAGCTGCGCCGCGCCCAGCAGGCGGCGGAGGCCGGCCGCCCCTATGCCCAGCGCATGGAAAAGGTGATGGCAAGCCTCGCGTCCAAGGTCGTCGTCGGCCCGCAGAGCCCGAGGCTGATCGCCGGCACCGGCGCCGAGCAGACCCATCTTCTCGTCGTCTGCACCTCCGATCGCGGCCTCGCCGGTGCGTTCAACACCAACATCGTCCGCGCCGCGCGCAAGAAAGCCGACGATCTGATCCGCGAGGGCAAGACCGTCCATTTCTACCTGGTCGGCCGCAAGGGCCGCGCGGTGATCGGGCGCCTCTTCCCCAAGCAGATCGTCCACCAGCACGATACCGGCTCGATCAAGCAGGTGCGTTTCGACGACGCGCAGGAGATCGCGCAGGATCTGGTCCAGCGCTACGAAGCGGGCCAGTTCGACGTCGCCCACCTGTTCTACGCCCACTTCCAGTCGGCGCTCGTCCAGGATCCGGTGACCCAGCAGATCATCCCGGTTTCGATGCCCGAGAGCAGCGGCGCGGCGGCCACAGGCGTCGAAGCGGCGGTGGAATATGAGCCGGAGGAGGAAGACATCCTCGCCGCTCTGCTGCCGCGCAACGTGGCCGTGCAGATCTTCCGCGCATTGCTGGAAAATGCCGCGTCCGAACAGGGCAGCCGGATGACCGCGATGGACAATGCCACCCGCAATGCCGGCGACATGATCAACCGCCTGACCATCCAGTACAACCGGACTCGTCAGGCTGCGATCACCACCGAGCTCGTCGAAATCATCTCGGGCGCCGAAGCGCTCTAA
- the atpD gene encoding F0F1 ATP synthase subunit beta, with protein MATAANATTTATGRISQVIGAVVDVTFDGELPEILSALETENNGNRLVLEVAQHLGENTVRTIAMDSTDGLTRGQPVRDTGSQIRVPVGPMTLGRIMNVVGEPIDERGPIGATDTAPIHAEAPLFVDQSTETSILVTGIKVIDLLAPYAKGGKIGLFGGAGVGKTVLIQELINNIAKGHGGTSVFAGVGERTREGNDLYHEFLDAGVIAKDAEGNPTPEGSKVALVFGQMNEPPGARARVALSGLTIAEYFRDQEGQDVLFFVDNIFRFTQAGSEVSALLGRIPSAVGYQPTLSTDMGQLQERITSTNKGSITSVQAIYVPADDLTDPAPATSFAHLDATTVLSRAISELGIYPAVDPLDSTSRVLEPRTVGQEHYETARAVQEILQRYKSLQDIIAILGMDELSEEDKLVVSRARKIQRFLSQPFHVAEVFTGIPGKFVQVDDTVRSFKAVINGEYDHLPEAAFYMVGGIEEAVAKAQKLAAEAA; from the coding sequence ATGGCCACCGCCGCAAACGCCACCACCACCGCCACCGGGCGCATCAGCCAGGTCATCGGCGCCGTCGTCGACGTGACCTTCGACGGCGAGCTGCCGGAGATTCTCTCCGCGCTCGAGACCGAGAATAACGGCAACCGCCTGGTCCTCGAAGTCGCCCAGCATCTCGGCGAGAATACGGTCCGCACGATCGCGATGGATTCGACCGACGGCCTCACCCGCGGCCAGCCCGTGCGCGACACCGGCTCGCAAATCCGGGTCCCGGTCGGCCCGATGACCCTGGGCCGGATCATGAACGTCGTCGGCGAGCCGATCGACGAGCGCGGCCCGATCGGCGCCACCGATACCGCCCCGATCCATGCCGAGGCGCCCTTGTTCGTGGATCAGTCGACCGAGACCTCGATCCTGGTCACCGGCATCAAGGTCATCGACCTGCTCGCCCCCTACGCGAAGGGCGGCAAGATCGGCCTGTTCGGCGGCGCCGGGGTCGGCAAGACCGTGCTCATCCAGGAACTGATCAACAACATCGCCAAGGGCCATGGCGGCACCTCGGTGTTCGCCGGCGTCGGCGAGCGCACCCGCGAGGGCAACGATCTCTATCACGAGTTCCTCGATGCCGGCGTCATCGCCAAGGATGCCGAAGGCAATCCGACGCCGGAAGGCTCGAAGGTTGCTCTGGTGTTCGGCCAGATGAACGAGCCGCCGGGAGCCCGCGCCCGCGTCGCTCTGTCGGGCCTCACCATCGCGGAATATTTCCGGGATCAGGAAGGCCAGGACGTGCTGTTCTTCGTCGACAATATCTTCCGCTTCACCCAGGCGGGTTCGGAAGTGTCGGCGTTGCTCGGCCGCATTCCTTCGGCGGTGGGCTATCAGCCGACCCTGTCGACCGACATGGGCCAGCTGCAGGAGCGCATCACCTCCACCAACAAGGGCTCGATCACCTCGGTTCAGGCGATCTACGTTCCGGCCGACGATCTTACCGATCCGGCGCCGGCGACCTCCTTCGCCCACCTGGACGCGACCACCGTTCTCTCGCGCGCCATCTCCGAGCTCGGCATCTACCCGGCCGTTGATCCGCTCGATTCGACCAGCCGCGTGCTGGAGCCGCGCACCGTCGGCCAGGAGCATTACGAGACCGCCCGCGCCGTTCAGGAGATCCTGCAGCGCTACAAGTCGCTCCAGGACATCATCGCCATTCTCGGCATGGACGAGCTGTCGGAAGAGGATAAGCTGGTCGTCAGCCGCGCCCGCAAGATCCAGCGCTTCCTGTCGCAGCCCTTCCACGTCGCCGAAGTGTTCACCGGCATTCCGGGCAAGTTCGTCCAGGTCGACGACACCGTCCGCTCGTTCAAGGCGGTCATCAACGGCGAATACGACCACCTTCCCGAAGCGGCCTTCTACATGGTCGGCGGCATCGAGGAAGCGGTCGCCAAGGCCCAGAAGCTGGCCGCCGAAGCGGCGTAA
- a CDS encoding DUF6265 family protein, with amino-acid sequence MLLLALVIAAPTPDLGWLAGSWTAEDGSRWTQETWSAQRGGVLLGTGLSGNGEVAKSFEFMRIAPDAEGRLVFWGSPEGKAPVAFRWEAGAAGEAVFVNAAHDYPQRIAYRRDGPALIATISLADGSRAQSWRYTRDK; translated from the coding sequence ATGCTGTTGCTTGCGCTCGTGATCGCCGCCCCCACGCCGGATCTCGGCTGGCTCGCCGGCAGCTGGACCGCGGAAGACGGCTCGCGCTGGACTCAGGAGACCTGGTCGGCGCAGCGCGGGGGCGTGCTGCTCGGCACCGGCCTCAGCGGGAACGGCGAGGTCGCCAAGAGCTTCGAGTTCATGCGGATCGCGCCGGATGCGGAGGGAAGGCTGGTTTTCTGGGGATCACCGGAGGGAAAGGCACCGGTCGCATTCCGGTGGGAGGCCGGCGCCGCAGGGGAGGCGGTATTCGTCAATGCAGCGCACGATTACCCGCAGCGCATCGCCTATCGCCGCGACGGCCCAGCACTGATCGCCACCATTTCGCTGGCGGACGGCAGCAGAGCCCAGAGCTGGCGCTATACCAGGGACAAATAG
- a CDS encoding GAF domain-containing sensor histidine kinase — MPTILSAVCRVTGMRFAAVARVTDQSWTACAVRDDIGFGIAPGGELVLATTICDEIRQSGRAVIIDHVANDPDFRDHPTPQMYGFQSYISMPIVRTNGEFFGTLCAIDPEPARLKEGPAVETFSLFAELIALHLDAGERLRRSEAALIDATHAAELRDQFIAVLGHDLRNPLASIEAGTRLLADAKLDGRPAKVLSLMQDSCRRMARLIDDVLDFARGRLGGGVTLRLAINGDLAAALEQVVAELRAVYPERDIRAEIEPVPTVICDAARLAQLLSNLLGNALRHGDPEQPVTVRASCRDGQFLLSVANGGAPISEERRRTLFDPFKRGGPGGRSEGLGLGLYIAAEIARAHGGTLSLGSEESATVFTFSMSAEPDLPDRVRPDEACIPV, encoded by the coding sequence GTGCCGACGATCCTGAGCGCGGTCTGCCGGGTAACCGGTATGCGCTTCGCAGCCGTGGCACGAGTCACCGATCAGAGCTGGACCGCGTGCGCGGTGCGCGACGACATCGGTTTCGGGATTGCGCCGGGCGGGGAGCTCGTTCTCGCCACGACGATCTGCGACGAAATCAGGCAAAGCGGCCGCGCAGTGATCATCGATCACGTCGCCAACGATCCCGACTTTCGCGATCATCCGACCCCGCAGATGTACGGCTTCCAGAGCTACATCTCGATGCCGATCGTGCGCACCAACGGCGAGTTTTTCGGCACCCTGTGCGCGATCGATCCCGAGCCGGCGCGGCTCAAGGAAGGTCCGGCGGTCGAGACCTTCTCGCTGTTCGCGGAGCTGATCGCCTTGCACCTCGATGCGGGCGAGCGGCTGCGGCGCAGCGAGGCGGCGCTGATCGACGCGACCCACGCGGCGGAGCTGCGCGACCAGTTCATCGCCGTTCTCGGCCACGACCTGCGCAACCCCCTCGCGTCTATCGAGGCCGGAACCCGTCTGCTCGCCGATGCGAAGCTCGACGGTCGTCCTGCCAAGGTGCTGTCGCTGATGCAGGATTCCTGCCGCCGTATGGCGCGGCTGATCGACGACGTTCTCGATTTCGCCCGGGGGCGGCTCGGTGGCGGCGTCACCCTGCGCCTTGCAATCAACGGCGACCTTGCCGCAGCGCTCGAACAAGTGGTCGCGGAGCTCCGCGCGGTCTACCCGGAGCGGGACATCCGCGCGGAGATCGAACCCGTGCCGACCGTCATCTGCGACGCAGCGCGTCTCGCCCAATTGTTGTCCAACCTGCTCGGCAACGCGCTTCGTCACGGCGATCCGGAGCAGCCGGTGACGGTACGCGCCTCGTGCCGGGACGGGCAATTTCTGCTCTCAGTGGCGAATGGCGGCGCTCCGATTTCCGAAGAGCGGCGCCGCACCCTGTTCGATCCGTTCAAGCGCGGTGGCCCGGGCGGGCGCAGCGAAGGCCTTGGTCTCGGCCTCTATATCGCCGCCGAGATCGCCCGTGCGCACGGCGGAACGCTGTCGCTCGGATCGGAGGAATCGGCGACCGTCTTCACCTTCTCCATGAGCGCCGAGCCCGACCTTCCCGATCGGGTGCGACCGGACGAGGCGTGCATCCCTGTCTGA
- the atpA gene encoding F0F1 ATP synthase subunit alpha, with the protein MDIRAAEISKVIRDQIASFGTEAEVSEVGTVLSVGDGIARVYGLDNVQAGEMVEFANGIKGMALNLEADNVGVVIFGSDSEIREGDTVRRTGTIVDVPVGKGLLGRVVDGLGNPIDGKGPIDSVERRRVEVKAPGIIPRKSVHEPVQTGLKALDALVPVGRGQRELIIGDRQTGKSAVALDTFINQRAANQGDDESQKLYCIYVAVGQKRSTVAQIVRALEENGAMEYSIVVAATASEPAPLQFLSPYTGCTMGEYFRDNGMHAVIVYDDLSKQAVAYRQMSLLLRRPPGREAYPGDVFYLHSRLLERAAKMNEANGSGSLTALPIIETQAGDVSAYIPTNVISITDGQIFLETELFYQGIRPAINVGLSVSRVGSAAQTKAMKKVAGSIKLELAQYREMAAFAQFGSDLDASTQRLLNRGARLTELLKQPQFKPMPVEEQVVSIFAGVNGFIDTVPVNAVTRFESALLAFFRSEHPEVLGKIRDTKALDDETTGQLKTLIGDFAKTFA; encoded by the coding sequence ATGGACATCCGCGCCGCTGAAATTTCCAAGGTCATCCGCGACCAGATCGCCAGCTTCGGCACCGAGGCCGAAGTCTCCGAAGTCGGCACCGTGCTGTCGGTCGGCGACGGCATCGCCCGCGTCTACGGCCTCGACAACGTCCAGGCCGGCGAGATGGTCGAGTTCGCCAACGGCATCAAGGGCATGGCCCTGAACCTCGAAGCCGACAATGTCGGCGTCGTGATCTTCGGCTCCGACTCGGAGATCCGCGAGGGCGATACCGTCCGCCGCACCGGCACCATCGTCGACGTTCCGGTCGGCAAGGGTCTGCTCGGCCGCGTCGTCGATGGTCTCGGCAACCCGATCGACGGCAAGGGCCCGATCGATTCGGTCGAGCGCCGCCGCGTCGAGGTGAAGGCGCCCGGCATCATTCCGCGCAAGTCGGTGCACGAGCCGGTGCAGACCGGTCTGAAGGCGCTCGACGCGCTCGTCCCCGTCGGCCGCGGCCAGCGCGAGCTGATCATCGGCGATCGCCAGACCGGCAAGTCGGCCGTCGCGCTCGATACCTTCATCAACCAGCGCGCCGCCAACCAGGGCGATGACGAGAGCCAGAAGCTCTATTGCATCTACGTCGCCGTCGGCCAGAAGCGCTCGACCGTCGCCCAGATCGTCCGCGCCCTGGAAGAGAATGGCGCGATGGAATATTCGATCGTCGTCGCCGCCACCGCGTCCGAGCCGGCGCCGCTGCAATTTCTTTCGCCCTACACCGGCTGCACGATGGGCGAGTATTTCCGCGACAACGGCATGCACGCCGTCATCGTCTATGACGATCTGTCGAAGCAGGCGGTCGCCTACCGTCAGATGTCGCTGCTGCTGCGCCGTCCGCCGGGCCGCGAAGCCTATCCGGGCGACGTCTTCTATCTCCACTCGCGCCTGCTCGAGCGCGCCGCCAAGATGAACGAGGCGAACGGCTCGGGCTCGCTGACCGCGCTGCCCATCATCGAAACGCAGGCGGGCGACGTGTCGGCCTACATTCCGACCAACGTCATCTCGATCACCGACGGCCAGATCTTCCTCGAGACCGAGCTCTTCTACCAGGGCATCCGTCCGGCCATCAACGTCGGCCTCTCGGTCAGCCGCGTCGGCTCCGCCGCGCAGACCAAGGCGATGAAGAAGGTCGCCGGCTCGATCAAGCTCGAGCTCGCCCAGTATCGCGAGATGGCGGCGTTTGCCCAGTTCGGCTCCGATCTCGACGCCTCGACCCAGCGCCTGCTGAACCGCGGCGCACGCTTGACCGAGCTCCTGAAGCAGCCGCAGTTCAAGCCGATGCCGGTCGAAGAGCAGGTCGTCTCGATCTTCGCCGGGGTGAACGGCTTTATCGATACGGTGCCGGTCAATGCCGTGACCCGCTTCGAAAGCGCCCTGCTCGCCTTCTTCCGCTCCGAACACCCCGAAGTGCTCGGCAAGATCCGCGATACCAAGGCGCTCGACGACGAGACCACCGGCCAGCTCAAGACGCTGATCGGCGATTTCGCCAAGACCTTCGCTTAA
- a CDS encoding amidohydrolase family protein: MRLALAGLLIASGSSALAVQPSAVTHSEGRSTVIHAGHLLDRPGRAVRGPSTIIVRDGRISEIIDGLAPPPVGARLIDLSAAYVLPGLIDTHVHLETDAGGVAALVEDVSDNAPAKTLRALANARKTIKAGFTTVRNLGDGSGATLAIRDAAARGELVSPRIVDAGRAISTTSGHMDSTLSLAEDLHAGIIQDNLCDGADACRRAVRLQVRRGADVIKIATTGGVNSRIGAGLGAQMFDDEAKAIADTARLYGKKVAVHAHGADGINLALAAGAASIEHGTMLDDESVRLFKRSGAYLVPTLSTVNGYLERLAADPNAYSAEVMPKIRWRIGITGKNVEKAYPAGVKIAFGTDAGVSRHGSNADEFELLVKHGLPPAEAIKAATVNAADLLDLSAEIGTLEPGKRADVIAVAGDPLQDVTVLKRVAFVMKDGMVVKD, translated from the coding sequence ATGCGACTCGCACTCGCCGGATTGCTGATCGCATCCGGCTCTTCCGCGCTTGCCGTCCAGCCGTCTGCCGTCACCCATTCCGAAGGACGATCGACCGTCATTCATGCCGGTCACCTGCTCGATCGGCCCGGCCGGGCCGTGCGCGGGCCGTCGACCATCATCGTTCGCGACGGGCGGATCAGCGAGATCATCGACGGATTGGCGCCGCCGCCCGTCGGCGCGCGGCTGATCGATCTCTCGGCGGCGTACGTGCTGCCGGGACTGATCGACACCCACGTCCACCTCGAAACGGATGCGGGCGGTGTCGCAGCTTTGGTCGAGGACGTCAGCGACAATGCACCCGCAAAGACGCTGCGTGCGCTCGCCAATGCCCGCAAGACGATCAAGGCCGGATTCACCACGGTGCGCAACCTGGGCGACGGCAGCGGCGCCACGCTGGCAATCCGCGACGCAGCGGCGCGCGGAGAATTGGTTTCCCCGCGCATCGTCGATGCCGGGCGCGCCATCTCCACCACCAGCGGCCACATGGATTCGACGCTCAGCCTGGCGGAGGATCTCCACGCCGGCATCATCCAGGACAATCTGTGCGACGGCGCCGATGCGTGCCGGCGTGCGGTGCGCCTGCAGGTGCGCCGCGGCGCCGACGTGATCAAGATCGCAACCACCGGCGGGGTCAATAGTCGCATCGGCGCCGGCCTCGGCGCACAGATGTTCGACGATGAAGCCAAAGCGATCGCCGACACCGCGCGGCTCTACGGCAAGAAGGTCGCCGTGCACGCCCATGGTGCGGACGGCATCAATCTGGCGCTCGCCGCCGGGGCGGCGTCGATCGAGCATGGCACGATGCTGGACGACGAGAGCGTTCGGCTGTTCAAGCGCAGCGGCGCCTATCTGGTGCCGACCCTGTCGACCGTGAACGGCTATCTCGAGCGGCTCGCCGCCGACCCCAACGCCTATTCGGCGGAGGTCATGCCGAAGATTCGCTGGCGGATCGGGATCACCGGGAAGAATGTCGAAAAGGCTTATCCGGCGGGGGTGAAGATCGCATTCGGAACCGATGCCGGAGTTTCCAGACACGGCAGCAACGCCGACGAGTTCGAATTGCTGGTCAAGCACGGCCTGCCGCCCGCGGAAGCGATCAAGGCGGCAACGGTCAATGCCGCCGACCTGCTCGATCTCTCCGCGGAGATCGGGACTCTGGAGCCCGGCAAGCGCGCGGATGTGATCGCCGTCGCCGGCGACCCGCTCCAGGACGTGACCGTGCTGAAGCGGGTCGCCTTCGTCATGAAGGACGGGATGGTGGTGAAGGACTGA
- a CDS encoding CpaF family protein — protein MSAFGRRGGSGGSGLRPAFGVAKPMKGPGGPTPLSPEPAASGGDQFPPIDAMEFASEDVTPGGPDRTDAMSRLADRMAAISESPVSRNEGFEASIHRIKEQVLPRLLERVDPEAAATLSKDELAEEFRPIIGEVLAELKINLNRREQFALEKVLVDELLGLGPLEELLNDPEISDIMVNGPNQTFIEKRGKLQVANIQFRDEEHLFQIAQRIVNKVGRRIDQTTPLADARLPDGSRVNVIVPPLSLRGTAISIRKFSEKPITVDMMKNFGSMSEKMATCLKIAGASRFNIVISGGTGSGKTTMLNALSKLIDPGERVITIEDAAELRLQQPHWLPLETRPPNLEGQGAITIRDLVINALRMRPDRIILGEIRGSECFDLLAAMNTGHDGSMATLHSNSPRECLARMENMVMMSDIKVPKEAISRQIADSVDLIVQVKRLRDGSRRTTNITEVIGMEGDVIVTQELFKFEYLDETADGKIIGEYRAMGLRPYTLEKAKQYGFDQPYLEACL, from the coding sequence ATGAGTGCATTCGGAAGGCGAGGCGGTAGTGGCGGATCCGGGCTGAGGCCCGCGTTCGGCGTGGCTAAGCCGATGAAGGGCCCCGGCGGCCCGACCCCGCTTTCCCCCGAGCCGGCTGCGTCCGGTGGCGATCAATTCCCGCCGATCGACGCAATGGAGTTCGCGTCGGAAGACGTCACGCCCGGCGGTCCGGATCGCACCGACGCGATGTCGCGGCTGGCCGACCGGATGGCCGCCATCAGCGAGTCGCCGGTCTCACGCAACGAGGGCTTCGAAGCCTCGATCCACCGGATCAAGGAGCAGGTCCTCCCCCGTTTGCTGGAGCGAGTCGATCCGGAAGCGGCCGCAACCCTGTCCAAGGACGAGCTTGCCGAGGAATTCCGGCCGATCATCGGCGAAGTGCTCGCCGAGCTGAAGATCAATCTCAACCGACGCGAGCAGTTCGCGCTGGAAAAGGTGCTGGTCGACGAGCTGCTCGGCCTCGGCCCGCTGGAAGAGCTGCTCAACGACCCTGAGATCAGCGACATCATGGTCAACGGCCCCAACCAGACCTTCATCGAGAAGCGCGGCAAGCTGCAGGTCGCCAACATCCAGTTTCGCGACGAGGAACATCTGTTCCAGATCGCTCAGCGCATCGTCAACAAGGTCGGCCGCCGCATCGACCAGACGACGCCGCTCGCCGACGCCCGTCTCCCGGACGGCAGCCGCGTCAACGTCATCGTGCCGCCGCTGTCGCTGCGCGGCACCGCCATCTCGATTCGTAAATTCTCGGAAAAGCCGATCACGGTCGACATGATGAAGAATTTCGGATCGATGTCGGAGAAGATGGCGACCTGCCTGAAGATCGCCGGCGCCAGCCGCTTCAACATCGTCATTTCCGGCGGTACCGGCTCGGGCAAGACGACGATGCTCAATGCCCTGTCGAAGCTGATCGATCCCGGCGAACGCGTGATCACGATCGAGGACGCGGCCGAACTTCGCCTGCAGCAGCCGCACTGGCTGCCGCTCGAAACCCGCCCGCCCAACCTCGAGGGCCAGGGCGCGATCACGATCCGCGATCTCGTCATCAACGCTCTGCGTATGCGCCCAGACCGCATCATCCTCGGCGAGATTCGCGGCAGCGAGTGTTTCGATCTGCTCGCCGCGATGAACACCGGCCATGACGGCTCGATGGCAACGCTCCACTCCAACTCTCCGCGCGAATGCCTCGCGCGTATGGAGAACATGGTGATGATGAGCGATATCAAGGTTCCCAAGGAAGCGATCAGCCGCCAGATCGCGGATTCGGTCGATCTCATCGTCCAGGTGAAGCGCCTTCGTGACGGCTCCCGCCGCACCACCAACATCACTGAAGTGATCGGCATGGAAGGCGACGTGATCGTCACCCAGGAATTGTTCAAGTTCGAATATCTGGACGAGACCGCGGACGGCAAGATCATCGGCGAATATCGCGCAATGGGCCTGCGCCCCTACACGCTCGAGAAGGCCAAGCAATATGGCTTCGACCAACCTTATCTGGAGGCGTGTCTCTAA